A stretch of DNA from Terriglobia bacterium:
GGAATTCAATTTTTTCAGGCGAGCACTGACTTGCGGCTGATGACCGCCGGCGCGCGTCAATTTTTGGAGGCGCTGGGCATGACCTGCGCCAAGCCCAGAACGCAGCCGCTCTATTGAGCAATCTCCGCAGTCAAAACCGAAGGCACCACGTCACGCCCAACATGCCAGCGGGCTTGCTGGCCATCAATGGAATTGCTGGCGCAGCTCGCGGACGCGGTCCGCGATGGGCGGGCCCTCCTGAAACAGCCGGATTCCGGCAATCCCCGTTGCGCCGGCTTCAAGGCAGGCCCTGACTCTCTCGACTGTGATGCCGCCCAGCGCCAGGACGGGAATGCTAACGCGGCCTGCAACTTCTAACAATTTGTTCAGACCAAGTGGAGGCCCGTAGGGCCGCTTGGATGGAGTCTCGAAAATGGGTCCCAGCAGGATGTAATCGGCCTCGCCCGCTTCCGCTCTCAACGCTTCCTCCAGCGAGTGGCAGGAAACTCCAACAAGAAAACCCCTGTCCACGTGCCTGCGGACACTTTCAGACGGCATGGATCGTCCGCCGAGATGGACCCCGTGCGCGTGAGTAGCGATTGCGATATCCAATCGATCATTCACCAGGATTTTTGTGTTTGATTCTTGCGCTAATTCGACGGTCGCTCTGGACAGCAAGATCATT
This window harbors:
- the thiE gene encoding thiamine phosphate synthase, translated to MPSRISLYYITDRHGLGPTPLVSHLQAAVAAGVDLIQLREKDLDTYRMILLSRATVELAQESNTKILVNDRLDIAIATHAHGVHLGGRSMPSESVRRHVDRGFLVGVSCHSLEEALRAEAGEADYILLGPIFETPSKRPYGPPLGLNKLLEVAGRVSIPVLALGGITVERVRACLEAGATGIAGIRLFQEGPPIADRVRELRQQFH